One window from the genome of Pyrus communis chromosome 16, drPyrComm1.1, whole genome shotgun sequence encodes:
- the LOC137720440 gene encoding uncharacterized protein isoform X2 produces the protein MEMPSNENSQPSMNSTSDADHQQEAMLSDGVDNLHDWDKLKSMLSFQLKQVLLDYPEEEMASEQQIASLGETYPELVKRLDEALHSFTEGPPFTLQRLCEILLDAKRIYPNPSKLALALEKNLLVTSMLTASTDPYPQSTVQNSVEPDKAIEEAKIHSDSVAQNGVERMVSGDMDEVMSEVEQADIDNDMTIAMEAFEDIVGSSDANSVQTNDS, from the exons ATGGAGATGCCATCAAATGAAAATTCACAGCCCTCAATGAATTCTACCAGTGATGCTGATCATCAACAGGAGGCCATGCTTTCCGACGGCGTAGATAATCT GCATGATTGGGACAAATTAAAGAGCATGCTATCCTTTCAACTGAAGCAG GTTCTGTTGGATTATCCTGAGGAAGAAATGGCAAGTGAGCAGCAAATTGCTTCTCTAGGAGAAACCTATCCTGAGCTGGTGAAGAGGTTGGATGAAG CTCTTCATAGTTTTACTGAAGGTCCTCCGTTTACCCTTCAGAGGCTTTGTGAG ATCCTATTGGATGCAAAAAGAATCTATCCAAATCCCTCAAAGCTTGCTCTTGCATTAGAAAAG AATCTATTGGTGACATCTATGCTGACAGCCTCAACGGATCCATATCCACAATCCACGGTGCAAAATTCAGTTGAACCAGACAAAGCAATTGAAGAAGCTAAAATTCACTCTGATTCAGTAGCGCAAAATGGGGTGGAACGTATGGTAAGCGGCGATATGGATGAAGTTATGTCAGAGGTAGAGCAAGCTGATATCGATAATGATATGACCATCGCCATGGAAGCTTTTGAAGATATAGTGGGATCATCAGACGCAAATTCAGTGCAGACCAATGATTCTTAG
- the LOC137720441 gene encoding uncharacterized protein produces the protein MGQAFRKLFDTFFGNTEMRVVMLGLDAAGKTTILYKLHIGEVLSTVPTIGFNVEKVQYKNVMFTVWDVGGQEKLRPLWRHYFNNTDGLIYVVDSLDRERIGRAKAEFQAIISDPFMRNSVILVFANKQDMKGAMSPMEVCEGLGLYDLKNRKWHIQGTCALRGDGLYEGLDWLSSTLKEMRAAGYSSVGTSSF, from the exons GTTGTAATGCTTGGCCTCGACGCAGCTGGTAAAACAACCATCCTTTACAAGCTGCACATTGGAGAAGTTTTGTCAACTGTTCCTACAATAG GTTTCAATGTGGAGAAAGTTCAGTACAAGAATGTGATGTTCACTGTTTGGGATGTCGGTGGACAAGAGAAACTAAGGCCACTCTGGAGGCATTACTTTAATAACACTGACGGACTG ATTTACGTTGTTGATTCCTTGGACAGAGAGAGAATTGGAAGAGCAAAGGCAGAATTTCAG gcCATCATCAGTGATCCATTTATGCGCAACAGTGTCATCCTGGTGTTTGCTAATAAACAGGATATG AAAGGAGCTATGTCGCCGATGGAAGTGTGTGAAGGACTAGGCCTCTATGATCTCAAGAACAGAAAATGGCACATACAAGGGACTTGTGCCCTTAGAGGTGATGGCCTTTACGAAGGGTTGGATTGGTTATCTAGCACGCTGAAAGAGATGAGAGCTGCTGGATACTCTTCAGTGGGCACCTCGTCATTCTAA
- the LOC137720440 gene encoding uncharacterized protein isoform X1: MEMPSNENSQPSMNSTSDADHQQEAMLSDGVDNLGKESKLEVSETEVRGVLQVIASTGKFWHDWDKLKSMLSFQLKQVLLDYPEEEMASEQQIASLGETYPELVKRLDEALHSFTEGPPFTLQRLCEILLDAKRIYPNPSKLALALEKNLLVTSMLTASTDPYPQSTVQNSVEPDKAIEEAKIHSDSVAQNGVERMVSGDMDEVMSEVEQADIDNDMTIAMEAFEDIVGSSDANSVQTNDS, translated from the exons ATGGAGATGCCATCAAATGAAAATTCACAGCCCTCAATGAATTCTACCAGTGATGCTGATCATCAACAGGAGGCCATGCTTTCCGACGGCGTAGATAATCT AGGTAAAGAGTCGAAGCTGGAGGTTTCTGAAACAGAAGTTAGAGGCGTACTACAAGTTATTGCATCCACCGGGAAATTTTG GCATGATTGGGACAAATTAAAGAGCATGCTATCCTTTCAACTGAAGCAG GTTCTGTTGGATTATCCTGAGGAAGAAATGGCAAGTGAGCAGCAAATTGCTTCTCTAGGAGAAACCTATCCTGAGCTGGTGAAGAGGTTGGATGAAG CTCTTCATAGTTTTACTGAAGGTCCTCCGTTTACCCTTCAGAGGCTTTGTGAG ATCCTATTGGATGCAAAAAGAATCTATCCAAATCCCTCAAAGCTTGCTCTTGCATTAGAAAAG AATCTATTGGTGACATCTATGCTGACAGCCTCAACGGATCCATATCCACAATCCACGGTGCAAAATTCAGTTGAACCAGACAAAGCAATTGAAGAAGCTAAAATTCACTCTGATTCAGTAGCGCAAAATGGGGTGGAACGTATGGTAAGCGGCGATATGGATGAAGTTATGTCAGAGGTAGAGCAAGCTGATATCGATAATGATATGACCATCGCCATGGAAGCTTTTGAAGATATAGTGGGATCATCAGACGCAAATTCAGTGCAGACCAATGATTCTTAG